From one Phoenix dactylifera cultivar Barhee BC4 unplaced genomic scaffold, palm_55x_up_171113_PBpolish2nd_filt_p 000283F, whole genome shotgun sequence genomic stretch:
- the LOC120105442 gene encoding protein N-lysine methyltransferase METTL21A-like isoform X1: MFLGLGPPPRLTRSPVLKTVSEMPHKGSAELACHLRLPLPLSGHERKMQKEDEADDTLFLDESFFVNRDYDLTTFTFGSHVLNLFCLRSASTDYDLTGQLVWPGAVLLNNYLSKNAEILEGHSVIELGSGVGITGILCSRFCREVVLTDHNEDVLEIMKKNIEIHLSSSEPSSPGLTAEKLEWGNSVQISEILQKHPGGFDLVLGADICFQQSSIPLLFNTVEKLLHFQEGKCRFILAYVSRAKR, from the exons ATGTTTCTCGGTCTCGGGCCACCACCGAGATTGACGAGATCTCCGGTATTAAAAACCGTGTCTGAGATGCCGCACAAGGGATCGGCGGAACTCGCTTGCCATCTGCGGCTTCCTCTGCCTTTGAGCGGCCACGAGAGAAAGATGCAGAAAGAAGACGAAGCTGACGATACCCTCTTCTTGGACGAATCTTTCTTCGTCAATCGCGA CTATGATCTCACCACTTTTACATTTGGGTCTCATGTTCTTAATCTCTTCTGCCTTCGTTCTGCTTCTA CTGACTACGATCTTACAGGCCAATTAGTATGGCCAGGTGCAGTGTTGTTGAACAATTACCTCTCAAAGAATGCTGAAATACTTGAAGGGCATTCAGTGATTGAACTAGGATCTGGAGTTG GTATTACTGGCATATTGTGCAGTCGATTCTGCCGAGAGGTTGTCTTAACTGATCATAATGAAGATGTTCTTGAG ATCATGAAGAAAAACATAGAAATCCATTTATCTTCTTCAGAACCAAGTTCTCCAG GTTTGACAGCTGAGAAACTGGAGTGGGGAAATAGTGTTCAGATCAGTGAAATCTTACAAAAGCATCCGGGGGGATTTGATCTAGTTCTTGGAGCTGATATTT GCTTTCAACAGTCCAGCATTCCTCTTCTTTTCAATACGGTGGAGAAGCTTCTCCATTTTCAGGAAGGCAAATGCAGATTCATACTGGCTTATGTGTCTCGAGCTAAGAG GTAA
- the LOC120105442 gene encoding protein N-lysine methyltransferase METTL21A-like isoform X2: MFLGLGPPPRLTRSPVLKTVSEMPHKGSAELACHLRLPLPLSGHERKMQKEDEADDTLFLDESFFVNRDYDLTTFTFGSHVLNLFCLRSASTDYDLTGQLVWPGAVLLNNYLSKNAEILEGHSVIELGSGVGITGILCSRFCREVVLTDHNEDVLEIMKKNIEIHLSSSEPSSPGLTAEKLEWGNSVQISEILQKHPGGFDLVLGADIYILSSIPLLFNTVEKLLHFQEGKCRFILAYVSRAKR; the protein is encoded by the exons ATGTTTCTCGGTCTCGGGCCACCACCGAGATTGACGAGATCTCCGGTATTAAAAACCGTGTCTGAGATGCCGCACAAGGGATCGGCGGAACTCGCTTGCCATCTGCGGCTTCCTCTGCCTTTGAGCGGCCACGAGAGAAAGATGCAGAAAGAAGACGAAGCTGACGATACCCTCTTCTTGGACGAATCTTTCTTCGTCAATCGCGA CTATGATCTCACCACTTTTACATTTGGGTCTCATGTTCTTAATCTCTTCTGCCTTCGTTCTGCTTCTA CTGACTACGATCTTACAGGCCAATTAGTATGGCCAGGTGCAGTGTTGTTGAACAATTACCTCTCAAAGAATGCTGAAATACTTGAAGGGCATTCAGTGATTGAACTAGGATCTGGAGTTG GTATTACTGGCATATTGTGCAGTCGATTCTGCCGAGAGGTTGTCTTAACTGATCATAATGAAGATGTTCTTGAG ATCATGAAGAAAAACATAGAAATCCATTTATCTTCTTCAGAACCAAGTTCTCCAG GTTTGACAGCTGAGAAACTGGAGTGGGGAAATAGTGTTCAGATCAGTGAAATCTTACAAAAGCATCCGGGGGGATTTGATCTAGTTCTTGGAGCTGATATTTATAtcctg TCCAGCATTCCTCTTCTTTTCAATACGGTGGAGAAGCTTCTCCATTTTCAGGAAGGCAAATGCAGATTCATACTGGCTTATGTGTCTCGAGCTAAGAG GTAA